The genomic DNA CTTGAAACATCGCATGAAACTTCTCGTGACCATCCGTATAAATCTTGACGCGGTTTTTTCGGCTCAGTAGCGCGCCATCCGAATTCAAGAACAAACTGACCATCCCACGAACCGAACTAGTCACCGCATCAGCTGGCATCAATTCAGTACCTAATGCTTCACGTTGCCGCTGAATCATCTGTTCCAACCGAATTTGCGTCTCCTTACGCAACCGGAACAACCGATTCTTCGGTAATTTCCGGCCAACAAAAGCATACGCAATGAAGCCAACGATTGGCAGTAGAATCAGCACGAGTAACCACGCCCAAGTTGCTGCGATATCCCGATTACGATCCCGGAACACGGTAATGAACGCCGCGGCCGCGTTTAAAATGATAATTGTGTAGACAATTGGCTCAATATATTGCAATGGAGGCACCCACCTAATTTTTAATGATGGTTTTATTTTACCGCAGATAGTAGTGAGATAATAATCTTTTGCGAAGATAATTTTTGCATTTAACCATTAAATAGCTAATAATTATGCGTAAGGAGGGCACGTTCAATGCTTGCAATGCTTGGAATTCACGGTCTCGGACCAATTCGCATGTTTCACTTAACCGAACACTTTGCGGGTTCCCGGGCCGCCGTTGGAATTTTACTAATTATTATTTTATTAGCCGTTGTTTACCGTTATTATCGGCGGCATCGTTAATGAATATACAACCATCCGGGACTGACACTCAGTTGGCAGTCCTTTTTTGGTGTTCAGCCACCCCAGCCTTTATTATTAATTTCATTTTCAAGATAAGTTAACCTTCCGAAAATCTGCTCCAACTTATCGTCATCCGACACACCAGTCACGGCCCTCACCCAGATTTGATAATTAATCACAATTAGTCAAACAACTAACAACAACGACTAACATTAACCATCATTAGACCTCAATGGCCTTGATTTAGCTATTATAGCCAACTCAATTTACGACTTTAGCACTATTAACCATCGTGGCTTTCCTAAAACCGGTTAAACTTAATTCATCACATCGAAATGGGGCGATGATTATGGATTTATCACACACGCGGTTACTTCGCAAAAAAGATATCAATGCCATGTTAGCTAACTATCACAGTCCGCTCAAAAAAGAACTTAAAACATTTGACTTAACGATGTTGGGAATTGGGGCCATCATCGGGACTGGGATTTTCGTTTTAACCGGGACCGGAGCCTTAACAGCCGGTCCCGGGCTCATGATTTCATTCGTATTAGCGGCAATTGCTTGCCTATTTGCTTCACTCTGCTACGCTGAATTTGCAGCCATGGTTCCTGAAAGTGGCTCCGCCTATACGTACGCTTACACAACGCTGGGCGAAATCGTTGCCTTTATTATTGGCTGGAATTTAATGTTGGAATACCTCTTCGCAGTTTCGACCGTGTCCGCTGGTTGGTCAGGCTATTTTCAATCATTTCTAGCAGGCTTCGGGTTAAAACTGCCCACAGTTCTTTCCGCCGCAGCCGGTTCTGTTCCCGGCGTCACGAGTTATTTTAATTTACCAGCCTTCACCATCATTATTTTGATTACGCTCTTACTCTCGCTGGGCGTCAAAGAAACCAAACGCGTCAATAACATCATGGTAATTATTAAATTGGCGGTGGTTCTTTTATTCATCTTTACGGCGGTACGCTTCATCAAGCCTGCAAACTGGAGTCCCTTATTACCTTTCGGCTTCAAAGGGGTCTTCGGTGCAGCCTCTAGCGTCTTCTTCGCCTTCATCGGCTTCGACGCTATTTCTTCCAGTGTTGAAGAAACACTGGAGCCATCTAAGACCCTACCGCGCTCGATGTTACTTTCCCTTGGCATCTGTACCATTCTTTACGTAGCTGTATCTGCTATCATGACTGGTGTGGTTCCCTTTGAAACATTTGCTAAATACATCGATCACCCAATTTCGGCCGTATTAGTCTACTCTGGTCAGAATTGGATGGCTGGCATTGTCGACCTTGGCGCAATTCTCGGTATGACAACGGTTATGTTGGTCTGCCTATACGGTCAAACGCGGATTTCCTTCTCAATGTCACGTGACGGACTACTGCCACACATCTTTAGTGATATTAGTGCTAAGTCGGGTGCGCCGCTCAAATCAACGGTTCTATTTGGTTCAATTGCTGCCATCATGGGGGGCTTTATCCCGCTGGCTGACTTAGCAGAATTGGTTAACATTGGTACTTTGACTGCCTTCACCCTCGTCTCCTTCTCGATTTTACGGCTACGTAAAACACAACCTGATCTCCGGCGACCGTTTAAGACCCCTTGGGTGCCATTTGTTCCCATTATGTCAATCATCAGTTGCGTCTTCTTATTAATTAATTTAAAGCCCGTCACTTGGATTCGGTTTGTTGTTTGGC from Lactiplantibacillus paraplantarum includes the following:
- a CDS encoding amino acid permease — its product is MDLSHTRLLRKKDINAMLANYHSPLKKELKTFDLTMLGIGAIIGTGIFVLTGTGALTAGPGLMISFVLAAIACLFASLCYAEFAAMVPESGSAYTYAYTTLGEIVAFIIGWNLMLEYLFAVSTVSAGWSGYFQSFLAGFGLKLPTVLSAAAGSVPGVTSYFNLPAFTIIILITLLLSLGVKETKRVNNIMVIIKLAVVLLFIFTAVRFIKPANWSPLLPFGFKGVFGAASSVFFAFIGFDAISSSVEETLEPSKTLPRSMLLSLGICTILYVAVSAIMTGVVPFETFAKYIDHPISAVLVYSGQNWMAGIVDLGAILGMTTVMLVCLYGQTRISFSMSRDGLLPHIFSDISAKSGAPLKSTVLFGSIAAIMGGFIPLADLAELVNIGTLTAFTLVSFSILRLRKTQPDLRRPFKTPWVPFVPIMSIISCVFLLINLKPVTWIRFVVWLAIGMIVYFGYSVKHSQLKTDSTTTNK